The Bacteroidales bacterium nucleotide sequence GATGATGCAACTGTAAACGGAAACGAAATGCTGGCCTGCAACTAATATGAAAGAATATGTGTAAACACTATATTGGGGTTATGTAAACCTGCTGTGACGAGAGTTCAGCAGGTTTTTTGTTTATCGGGGCTTCGCCCCGAACTCATTTACTTTCTTTGTCCTGTCACAAAGAAAGTAACAAAGAAAAGACCAGACAAAACGACTCCCAGCGCGCTCTGCTGCAAGGCAGGAATTTCTAACAACCGGTCGCAAGCTCGTTTGTAAGAAATTCCAAGCCTTGCAGCATTCACAGCCACGCCGGCTCCACGTTTTGTCCCGGCCCACCCACGGTGGCTTCGATTAGTTGGTGGTTTAAAAACAAAGCTGTGAGATGGTGTTTTTGACTATCCGCTTCATTGAACATAGAGATAGCGCCTGAGGACCGCTCCGTCCGCCTCTGAAAAAACGCGTTAAAAAAATTAATTCACGTAGCGTTAAGAAAGAAAAGCTGTCTGAGCCCGATTCCTGCGGGCGAGTTCTTTTCTTTTAGCGTAGTGAATTAATTTTTAGCGATTTTTTCAGCAGCGGCGGCATTTTTTGGCTACTTTTTTTTGCTGCAGAAAAAAAGTAGCTCAGGGTTTGGGGTGAAACCCCGAAAATTACTCCGAAACCAGATCAATCTCCAGCGTTATATCATCATAGATGTATTCATCCTTTGTTTTGGAGGATTTCGACTGGTAGTTGATTCCCCATTTTGTCCTGTTAATTGTAAATGCAGGTGTGCTGGCTGTAAATTTTCCGTTTAACAGGTTAATACTGGCATCAAAACTTACTTTTTTAGTAATTCCCCTGATAGTCAGGTCACCTTCAATCCGGTGGGTATATTTCCTGTGCTCAACATCTTTATTATTTAAGCTTTCTATACCTGTGATCACAAAATGAGAAATCGGATATTTTGAGGCATCGAAAAATTGAGGAGATTTCAGATCATTTATGAGTTTATCATTACTCTGCCTCTCACTCAAATCACTATCCACAATGGATTTCATATTAATATCAAATGTCCCGCCGGTTACCTTGTTGTTGCTTACGATCAGCTGGCCATTTGACAATTTAATATATCCCCTGTGTTCACCCGTAGGTTTGCTTGCCGTCCATTTTATCCGGCTGTCCGCTGTATCTATGTGTATCGCCTGTTGTGAATAAAGCGTGCCAACTCCCGATAACAGAAGAAAGACAATAAAAGTCCTTAAAAAATGAATGTTCATTTTTCCGATTATTATGTTTAACCCTAAACCCTTCGATTTAAACAGTTTAACCGGTTGAAGGTTCAAAGGATTTAAACAAATAACAGCCGGATCAATTGTCCATTTCCTTTGTAATGTTGATTGCGGCTATCGTTCCATCGGCAATTGCCGTAGTTATCTGGCGGTACTTTTTGCTTCTGACGTCACCTACGGCATAAACATCCTTAATGCTTGTGCGCATATCTTCATCCGTTTTGAGGTAACCGTAATTGTCCAGTTCAAGCTTTCCACCGAAAAGGTCAATATTTGGCTTTAATCCCACAAATATAAAAATGCCGTCAGTCACAAGCTTTTTGGTCGCCTTATTTTTCAGATCTTCAGCCATTACGATCATTTTATCACCCTGGCGACTGAAGGACCGCGGCTCGTGACTGAACAGAACCTCCACCCTCGGATTTGCCAGCAGTTTTTCCTGTGCCTGCTTATTCGCCTGGAATTTGTCGAATTGATGGATCATAGTGACTTTCGAAGCAAACCTGGTAATGAATTCAGCTTCTTCAACGGCCGAATTGCCCCCTCCAATCACGATCACTTCCTTATCGGCGTAATATTTGGCATCGCATGTAGCGCAATAAGAAATACCCTGCCCTTTAAACTCCTTTTCACCCGGGATATTCAGATAGTTCGGAGAAGTTCCCGTTGCTATGATGATCTTCCTGGGCCGGAGAGTTTCAAATTCGTCAATAACGATTTCCTTCTTTTCAAGGTCGACATGTGTGACATCCACTGCCACTTTAAAGACGGTGCCGCATTTCTTTGTCTGCTCCGACATGTTGTGAGAAAGCAGGTAACCCGGCTGGGGATCAATGAATCCCGGGTAATTCGAAACCTGGTGGGTGAGACTCACATGACCGCCAGGTAACCCGGTGTCAATAAGTACCGTGTTTATTCTTGCCTGGCAGAGATAAAGGCCGGCTGTTAATCCGCCGGGACCGCTTCCGATAATAGCCACATCATATTCGGTTGTAAAAGGCCTGATCGAATTTTTAATTTTCTGAGCCTTTTCTGCAGGGATCATTGAATTCAGGTTGAAAATGATATCAGACCGTTTAATTGCCCCTGACAACCGGATGCCGGTTTCTTTGCCGTTTTCGAAGAAAATCAGTGTGGGTGAACTTCTTACCCCCAGTTTTTCGGCCAGCTCGCGGTTCTGCTGCCTGTAAATTTTCACAAATTTAATATCACTGCCATACACCGATGCCAGTGATTCAAATTTAGGAGCCAGCGCCTCGCAGGGCGGACATTCTGTTGAATAAAAATCGACAACTGCTTTGCCGGTTTGCATCACTTCGGCTTCGAATTGGTCTGTGGTGATTTCTTTCATTGTGTTAGGTTATTAGGCTATTAGGCTGTTAGGCTGTTAGTAAAGTAATAAGGTGGTTAAGGCCTAAGAGATTCTTCTGAAATCAAAAATCAGTGTTCGATGTTCGGTGTTTTTTAGGGTGCATCCAACCTCAAACCTCAAACTTATATAATGCGATCCCCATCTCCATCAATTCCTTCAGAGGACGGCAGTCGGGGGCATTCAGATTCCCATCACGGTTAAATGCCACACTGGCACAACCGCCGCCGCAGGCCAAACGCACGTTGCAGGTCCGGCATGCCGGTATGCTCAATACATCACGCTGTTGCCACGCTTTAACTTTTTCATTGTTAAGCATTACATCCGGGTAAAAGCTACCCAGCTCTTCCCCTGCTTTCCCGACAGTGGCAGTACATGAATATATTTTTCCTGTATAATCAAATGCCCATTCTGTTTTACAGCCGGGACACGAATCAAAGAGAGGATCCGGAAGTTCTCCATTTTCAAAGAGAAATTTCGATACAGAATAGGCCGGCTTATGAAATTCGGTTATCACGGGATATTTCTGAATCAGATCATACAGATCGCGGTAGAGTTCAATGCGTGAGTATAGCTTCGACTGCTCACTCTGGCAATGATGCAGCTCGTAATTGCGTCCAAGCTGTGTTTTAAACGAAGATGACGTTGTCCATCCTCTCTTATACGCAAATTCAGCCAGTTCAGGCAATGTACCTATGTTTTCCCTGTCGAGTACAACCCTGAGATTAACGGGTATTTCCATGCCCAGTGCTGAATCAATGCCGTCAACTATCCTTGAAAACGTTCCGGTTCCGTCTTTCAGATGACGGCGCAGGTTGTGGGTTGTTTCAGTGCCATCGAGGGTAACCTGCACTTCCCTAATTTTTGCCATTGAAATAACCGGCAGGTATTCGGTCAGATTATATCCGTTTGTTACAATGGCGAGTTCGAGTTGTGACTGGTTGCACTTTTCGATGAAGTACGTTATAAACTCTATATTGCTGTTACCTGAAAGCAGCGGCTCGCCGCCAAATAGAGTGACATACTTTTTGCGACCTGCAAAATGTTCATTCACGTAGTTAAAGAATGCGTCCGTAACGGCTATCCGCGATTCGCTTCTCCGGTTCACATAATCATCCTGGTAGCAATAGGAGCAGTTGAAATTGCACTCATAGGTAGGAGCAAAAAACAGCTGAACTTCATCGGTTTCACGGGCATCAATAAAATCAAGATACTTCCTGCGGAATAATTTATTTTCCTCTGACGGTTCAACTGCATACCCTTTATGGATGAAATCCGGGTCGTCAGGAATGCTGTTATTCAGGATCAACCCTGCTTCCTTTTCAGAGATGAAATCAGCGTTTCCGCTTATAAGGTTTATTATAAAGTACTTTTCAGAATTATAGACCCGCGAAAGAATATTATGCTTCGAGAGCTCCATGATCAATCAATCGTGGCAACCGGCAACAATTTTTGAGTTTTTGGCACAGCACTGGGCTACTTTTTTCTTGTTCTCAACAGCTTTCTTTTTTCTGATAATTGATTTCATAGTATATAGTTTTAAATGTTTATTCTAATCAATCCGGTCCGGTAAACATTTAACCGCAGCAACAACATGCTGACGCCTTTTTACCAAATATAGTGAAACTGGATACAAATACAGCACCTTTTTTATAGGGTTTGCTTTCTTCCATTACACTTATATTGCTGAAGCCTGCCTCATCGAGGGTCTTCATATATTCATCCCTTGTAACCGCCCCTGCCCAGCACTCCGATACTGCAACCGGGTCATTCCTGTATTCTTCAGGCACAGGTTCAGTTGAATATATGTCACTGACAACAAACCGGCCTCCGGGTTTGAGCATCCTGTAAATTTCTTTCCATACAGACAGCTTATCCGATGCATGGTTAATAGTACAATTGGATATAACCAGGTTGGCAATACCCCCCGGAATGGCAATATGCTCCAAATCCGATTTCAGAAAGCTTACATTGGTGATTCCAAGCTTTTCCGCGTTGGCGGTGGCCGTTTCGAGCATGCCATCGGAAATATCAACGCCGTAAACGAAGCCCTTCGATCCTACTTCATCAGCCATTCTCAGCACGTCGGTACCGCGGCCGCTTCCCAGGTCAATACATATTTCACCGGGTTGTGGTTTTGCGTAGTTTATGGCTCCCCCGCACGACAGGCAACATGACTCCTGCGCCAGAGCCGAGTAACGGATGTTTATAGATGATGTGTCCATTGATGTGATTGTGGGGGCGAATATATATAATTATTTAGATTTATCTATATGTGAGGTAAAAATTAATAGTTGGAGACTATTAGACTATTAGACTATTAGACTATTAGACTATTAGGCTATTAGACTATTAGACTATTAGGAAAAAAGGTCAACGCATGCTTCTTATTAATGCAGAAAGAACTTTTTCTGTTTCGATAATCTTTGGTTCACAGTTTTTATTCATGTCCTGTTCAATAAATCCCAGCCTGAAAGCCAGACCAAATTGATAATGTAACTCTTTAAGTGAGCCATACGCTATATCGAGAAATCTCTTGTATTCTGACTGGGTCGATCTGGCACACCCTTCAACAATATTCGATGGAACCGAAATGGCTGCTCTTCTGATTTGAGAAGTCAGGCCAAACATTTCCTGTTTGGGAAATGACTGAGTTGCTTTATAAATTAATAAAACGGTTTCGTCAGCAAGTGTAAATGCTCTAAGATTTTTGTGTTCTCTCATAACTTTGGTTTTTACGGATTATTAAATTGGGTTTTATTGCTAATAGCCTAATAGCCTAACAACCTAATAGCCTAAAACGTCATCGTAAACACCGTCTCCTCCCCGGGCTCGGAGTGGGCGGTGATGGTGGCGTTGTGGAGACGGAGTATTTGTTTCGAGAGACTTAAACCTATTCCGGAGCCGGAAGGTTTGGTGGTGAAAAATGGTATGAATATTTTATCGAGTACATCCTTGAGAATGCCGGGGCCGTTATCAATAACCTGCAGCGTAATCCTTCCCCTCTTGTTCATGAAAGCCAGGAGCTGAATCCGGCCATTTGACTGGCCATTGAGTGCATGAATCGCATTTTTTAACAGGTTGATCAGAACCTGTTCAATCAGTTTATCGTCGGCTGTAAATTCAAGGCTTTCAGGTTCAACAACGACAACGAATTCAATTTTATTCGCTTTTATCTCATCTTCCATGAGATTCACAATGCTGTCGAACAATTCCTTAACACTGCACAGCTTGAAATCAGGCTTGGGTATGCGGGTAAGATTTCTGTAAGTATTCACAAAGTGAAGCAGTCCTGTACTCCTTTTATTGATTGTCTGCAATGCCTCCTGGATCTCTCCCACACTTTCCGTATCGATTTTAAGTTCACTTTCCGAATTCTCTCCCACCATCCCTTTCAGCATCAGGTCGAGTGTTGAAGAAAGCGACGCTATAGGGGTAATCGA carries:
- a CDS encoding YceI family protein, with the translated sequence MNIHFLRTFIVFLLLSGVGTLYSQQAIHIDTADSRIKWTASKPTGEHRGYIKLSNGQLIVSNNKVTGGTFDINMKSIVDSDLSERQSNDKLINDLKSPQFFDASKYPISHFVITGIESLNNKDVEHRKYTHRIEGDLTIRGITKKVSFDASINLLNGKFTASTPAFTINRTKWGINYQSKSSKTKDEYIYDDITLEIDLVSE
- a CDS encoding FAD-dependent oxidoreductase, giving the protein MKEITTDQFEAEVMQTGKAVVDFYSTECPPCEALAPKFESLASVYGSDIKFVKIYRQQNRELAEKLGVRSSPTLIFFENGKETGIRLSGAIKRSDIIFNLNSMIPAEKAQKIKNSIRPFTTEYDVAIIGSGPGGLTAGLYLCQARINTVLIDTGLPGGHVSLTHQVSNYPGFIDPQPGYLLSHNMSEQTKKCGTVFKVAVDVTHVDLEKKEIVIDEFETLRPRKIIIATGTSPNYLNIPGEKEFKGQGISYCATCDAKYYADKEVIVIGGGNSAVEEAEFITRFASKVTMIHQFDKFQANKQAQEKLLANPRVEVLFSHEPRSFSRQGDKMIVMAEDLKNKATKKLVTDGIFIFVGLKPNIDLFGGKLELDNYGYLKTDEDMRTSIKDVYAVGDVRSKKYRQITTAIADGTIAAINITKEMDN
- a CDS encoding radical SAM protein; its protein translation is MELSKHNILSRVYNSEKYFIINLISGNADFISEKEAGLILNNSIPDDPDFIHKGYAVEPSEENKLFRRKYLDFIDARETDEVQLFFAPTYECNFNCSYCYQDDYVNRRSESRIAVTDAFFNYVNEHFAGRKKYVTLFGGEPLLSGNSNIEFITYFIEKCNQSQLELAIVTNGYNLTEYLPVISMAKIREVQVTLDGTETTHNLRRHLKDGTGTFSRIVDGIDSALGMEIPVNLRVVLDRENIGTLPELAEFAYKRGWTTSSSFKTQLGRNYELHHCQSEQSKLYSRIELYRDLYDLIQKYPVITEFHKPAYSVSKFLFENGELPDPLFDSCPGCKTEWAFDYTGKIYSCTATVGKAGEELGSFYPDVMLNNEKVKAWQQRDVLSIPACRTCNVRLACGGGCASVAFNRDGNLNAPDCRPLKELMEMGIALYKFEV
- a CDS encoding methyltransferase domain-containing protein; this translates as MDTSSINIRYSALAQESCCLSCGGAINYAKPQPGEICIDLGSGRGTDVLRMADEVGSKGFVYGVDISDGMLETATANAEKLGITNVSFLKSDLEHIAIPGGIANLVISNCTINHASDKLSVWKEIYRMLKPGGRFVVSDIYSTEPVPEEYRNDPVAVSECWAGAVTRDEYMKTLDEAGFSNISVMEESKPYKKGAVFVSSFTIFGKKASACCCCG
- a CDS encoding four helix bundle protein: MREHKNLRAFTLADETVLLIYKATQSFPKQEMFGLTSQIRRAAISVPSNIVEGCARSTQSEYKRFLDIAYGSLKELHYQFGLAFRLGFIEQDMNKNCEPKIIETEKVLSALIRSMR